The Calditrichota bacterium genome contains a region encoding:
- a CDS encoding PTS sugar transporter subunit IIC — protein sequence MAPPSQEVLLICLIGGVVASDTTAAFQVLISHPLVACTLAGLVLHDLQLGLTVGILLELPWLAEVPVGGVRINEGNVGALVSASVAIWLSRAINRPEVLLCAAIAWGVVVAFVGGSVVTGCRRANVALLHRADAAAARGDAAGVAACHVAAVVLSFVAGAVLTAVGTVMGVWLLSRVVAMVPLSWEGAFGFTRAILIGAGVGAVSMLLLSRRNLWAAAAGLGVGLLFLCLA from the coding sequence ATGGCACCTCCTTCGCAAGAAGTGCTGTTGATTTGCCTCATCGGAGGCGTGGTCGCCAGCGATACCACTGCTGCTTTCCAGGTGTTGATTTCGCATCCCTTAGTGGCATGTACGCTGGCTGGGCTTGTGCTTCACGACCTGCAGCTGGGGCTGACCGTGGGCATCCTGCTTGAGCTCCCGTGGCTGGCCGAAGTGCCGGTGGGCGGGGTGCGCATCAACGAGGGGAACGTGGGAGCCTTGGTGAGCGCAAGCGTTGCCATTTGGCTTAGCCGGGCGATCAATCGTCCCGAGGTGTTACTCTGTGCTGCCATCGCCTGGGGCGTGGTGGTAGCCTTTGTTGGTGGCTCGGTGGTTACCGGCTGCCGGCGCGCGAACGTCGCGCTTCTGCACCGTGCCGATGCGGCGGCAGCACGCGGCGATGCGGCTGGTGTGGCGGCCTGCCACGTGGCTGCTGTGGTGCTGTCCTTTGTGGCGGGTGCGGTCCTCACCGCAGTCGGAACCGTTATGGGCGTGTGGCTGCTTTCCAGGGTAGTGGCCATGGTGCCCCTCTCCTGGGAGGGTGCGTTTGGTTTCACGCGGGCGATTCTGATCGGTGCGGGGGTTGGCGCCGTGTCCATGCTGCTCCTCTCGCGGAGGAACCTGTGGGCAGCGGCTGCGGGTTTGGGAGTGGGTTTGCTCTTTCTTTGTTTGGCGTGA
- a CDS encoding polyprenyl synthetase family protein: MGVLEEKARELRALLATPLAELCAAQEPRLLYEPMRYLIDSGGKRIRPLLVFLSAEAVGGEAAAAVPAAAAVELLHTFTLVHDDIMDHDDTRRGRPTVHVKWDVGTAILAGDGLVALSYRALLSQPSPRLTEMARVFTQGIIEVCEGQALDKEFESRPPVSMADYLLMVRKKTACLLATSCELGGLVGGGSAAEVAALRAYGTHLGIAFQVQDDLLDLLSPAAVSGKPRGSDLTQGKKTFLVVAAQPLMSHEQRDWLMGHFGRSLTTEELDQVEELFRALGVIAQAEAVVRDELQAARDALSVLRPCQAVDALVELSEQLVARVA, from the coding sequence GTGGGAGTTCTTGAGGAAAAGGCGCGTGAGCTGCGCGCCTTGTTGGCAACGCCGTTGGCGGAGCTCTGTGCGGCGCAGGAACCGCGGCTTCTCTACGAGCCAATGCGCTATCTGATCGACAGCGGCGGGAAGAGGATTCGTCCGCTGTTGGTTTTTCTTTCTGCAGAGGCCGTAGGCGGCGAGGCCGCAGCGGCCGTGCCGGCGGCTGCAGCGGTGGAACTTCTCCACACTTTCACGCTGGTTCATGATGACATCATGGACCACGATGACACGCGGCGCGGTCGGCCCACCGTGCATGTCAAATGGGATGTGGGCACCGCCATTTTGGCTGGCGACGGTCTGGTGGCCCTCTCCTATCGCGCGCTGTTGAGCCAGCCCTCGCCGCGCTTGACAGAGATGGCGAGGGTGTTCACGCAGGGGATCATCGAGGTGTGCGAAGGCCAGGCTCTCGACAAGGAGTTTGAGTCACGCCCGCCGGTGAGCATGGCCGACTATCTGCTCATGGTGCGCAAAAAGACCGCCTGTCTGCTGGCCACCTCATGCGAACTGGGCGGTCTGGTCGGCGGCGGGAGCGCAGCAGAGGTGGCGGCGCTGCGCGCGTACGGCACTCATTTGGGCATTGCCTTTCAGGTGCAGGATGATCTGCTCGACCTTCTTTCGCCGGCGGCAGTGTCCGGAAAGCCGCGGGGGAGCGACCTGACGCAGGGGAAGAAGACCTTTCTGGTGGTGGCTGCCCAACCGCTTATGTCTCACGAACAGCGGGACTGGCTCATGGGTCACTTTGGGCGCTCCCTGACCACCGAGGAGTTGGACCAGGTGGAAGAGCTGTTCCGCGCGCTGGGCGTCATTGCGCAAGCGGAGGCAGTGGTCCGGGATGAGCTGCAGGCGGCGCGCGACGCGCTTTCGGTCTTGCGGCCCTGCCAAGCAGTGGACGCCCTCGTGGAGCTGAGCGAGCAGTTGGTGGCGCGGGTGGCATGA
- a CDS encoding type 2 isopentenyl-diphosphate Delta-isomerase yields the protein MEQRDLTGSGDEKSHTNGGDRVAARKADHLEICLSQDVSFRRLTTGFEQMQLVHCALPEVALDRVDTGTTFLGRALSMPLMITGMTGGFAQAEEVNTRLAQACQSQRVALGLGSQRQLLENQQHLRSFSAVRELAPDIPLVGNIGAAQVAQRGGLGAVERILRMVEVDALAVHLNPLHEALQPEGDTDFGGVLAALQQLVEELPVPVIVKETGAGISKEVAQRLADIGVRYIDVSGAGGTSWAAVEYYRGADPRLAEKFWDWGIPTALCLQELRSIPGLHVLASGGVRDGLDVAKALVLGAEMAGAAAPFLKALFAQEGPTVEELIAQWREELRLAMFLTGCAEVERLREVRYFLKGRFMEGR from the coding sequence ATGGAGCAGAGGGACTTGACAGGGTCAGGCGACGAGAAGAGCCACACAAATGGCGGTGACCGTGTTGCGGCGCGCAAAGCGGACCACTTGGAGATCTGCCTGTCGCAGGACGTGAGCTTCCGGAGGCTCACCACGGGCTTTGAGCAGATGCAGCTCGTGCACTGTGCCCTGCCGGAGGTGGCCTTAGACAGGGTTGACACTGGCACGACTTTTCTCGGCAGGGCCCTCTCCATGCCGCTGATGATAACCGGCATGACCGGCGGCTTTGCCCAGGCAGAAGAAGTGAACACGCGTTTGGCGCAGGCCTGTCAGAGTCAGCGCGTGGCTCTTGGCTTGGGCAGCCAGCGGCAGCTCTTGGAGAATCAGCAGCACCTCCGCAGCTTCAGTGCGGTGCGGGAGCTGGCGCCGGATATTCCGTTGGTCGGCAACATCGGGGCGGCGCAGGTGGCGCAGAGGGGAGGACTTGGCGCCGTTGAGCGCATCCTGCGCATGGTGGAGGTGGATGCGTTGGCGGTCCACCTCAACCCATTGCACGAGGCGCTGCAACCAGAGGGAGACACCGATTTCGGCGGCGTGTTGGCCGCTTTGCAGCAGCTTGTGGAGGAACTGCCGGTGCCGGTCATTGTGAAAGAGACCGGCGCAGGCATCTCCAAGGAAGTGGCTCAGCGATTGGCAGACATCGGCGTCCGCTACATCGACGTGAGCGGGGCGGGCGGCACCTCATGGGCTGCCGTGGAGTATTACCGCGGCGCAGATCCACGTCTTGCGGAGAAATTCTGGGACTGGGGCATTCCCACCGCTTTGTGTTTGCAGGAGCTCCGTTCCATCCCAGGCCTGCATGTGCTTGCATCCGGCGGAGTGCGCGACGGCTTGGATGTGGCCAAGGCCCTTGTGCTTGGCGCGGAGATGGCGGGGGCTGCCGCACCTTTCCTGAAGGCTCTGTTCGCGCAGGAGGGGCCGACCGTCGAGGAACTCATCGCCCAATGGCGCGAAGAGCTCCGCCTGGCCATGTTCCTAACCGGGTGCGCCGAGGTTGAGCGGCTGCGCGAGGTGCGCTACTTCCTGAAAGGCCGATTCATGGAGGGCCGCTGA